In a single window of the Pseudomonas oryzihabitans genome:
- a CDS encoding efflux RND transporter permease subunit has product MSKFFIDRPIFAWVIALVIMLAGILSILNLPINQYPNIAAPAVSIQVSYPGASAQTVQDTVVQVIEQQMNGIDNLRYISSESNSDGSMTIIVTFNQGTNPDIAQVQVQNKLQLATPLLPQEVQQQGMRVAKYQRNFMMVVGLVSMDGSLTKEDLSNYIVSNMRDPIARTTGVGDFQVFGAQYAMRIWLDPQKLVKYQLTPVDVSAAIQSQNVQIASGQLGGLPAVPGQQLNATIIGKTRLTSVEEFGKIFLKVDQSGAQVRLRDVARVELGGENYSIDAQFDGKPASGMALRLATGANALDTAKAVHATIDRLKPFMPPGMEVVYPYDTTPVVTASIHEVVKTLGEAILLVFLVMFLFLQNFRATLIPTIAVPVVLLGTFAVLLAAGFTINILTMFGMVLAIGLLVDDAIVVVENVERVMAEEGLSPKEATRKSMGQIQGALVGIAMVLSAVFVPMAFFGGSTGVIYRQFSITIVSSMVLSVLVALILTPALCATMLKPVKQGHHEKRGFFGWFNRKFENGQHRYERSVAAVIRHKVPFLLLYVLIVGVMVFLFTRIQSSFLPEEDQGVIFAQVTTPPGSTAERTQKVLDTMREMMMKNDSSAVSSMFTVNGFNFAGRGQSSGLAFIQLKPWEERPDARDGASAVAGRAMGYLSGIKDAIVYAIVPPAVLELGNATGFDFYLQDQGGIGHEALMAARNQLLGMAAQNSKLMQTRPNGLNDEPQFKLIVDDEKVRALGLSQSDVNQTLSIGWASSYVNDFIDRGRVKKVYLQGEASARMNPEDFNKWYVRNGSGEMVPVSAFARGEWIYGSPKLERYNGISSLEILGSAAPGYSTGDAMAEIERMAKDLPQGVGIAWTGLSYEERLSGSQAPALYALSLLVVFLCLAALYESWSIPIAVILVVPLGVVGALLATYFRGLANDVFFQVGLLTTIGLAAKNAILIVEFAKELHEGGKNIVDAAVEASRMRLRPIIMTSMAFILGVVPLAISSGASSGSQHAVGTGVIGGMLTATILAIFWIPMFYVVVSSLFKDKASKDQEAHGKEGH; this is encoded by the coding sequence ATGTCCAAGTTCTTCATCGATCGGCCCATTTTCGCCTGGGTAATCGCCCTGGTGATCATGCTCGCCGGCATCCTGTCGATCCTCAATCTGCCGATCAACCAGTACCCGAACATCGCCGCACCCGCGGTCTCGATCCAGGTGTCCTATCCGGGCGCCTCGGCGCAGACGGTGCAGGACACCGTGGTCCAGGTCATCGAACAGCAGATGAACGGGATCGACAACCTCAGGTACATCTCCTCGGAGTCCAACTCCGACGGCAGCATGACCATCATCGTGACCTTCAACCAGGGCACCAACCCCGATATCGCGCAGGTCCAGGTGCAGAACAAGCTGCAGCTGGCGACGCCGCTCCTGCCGCAGGAAGTCCAGCAGCAGGGCATGCGCGTCGCCAAGTACCAGCGCAACTTCATGATGGTGGTGGGCCTGGTGTCCATGGATGGCTCCCTGACCAAGGAAGACCTGTCCAACTACATCGTCTCCAACATGCGTGATCCCATCGCCCGGACCACTGGTGTCGGTGACTTCCAGGTGTTTGGCGCCCAGTACGCCATGCGCATCTGGCTCGATCCGCAGAAGCTGGTGAAGTACCAGCTCACCCCGGTCGATGTCAGCGCCGCCATCCAGAGCCAGAACGTGCAGATCGCCTCCGGTCAGCTCGGTGGCCTGCCGGCGGTGCCGGGACAGCAACTCAACGCCACCATCATCGGCAAGACCCGTCTGACCAGCGTCGAGGAATTCGGCAAGATCTTCCTCAAGGTGGACCAGAGCGGGGCCCAGGTCCGGCTACGCGATGTGGCGCGGGTGGAATTGGGCGGCGAGAACTATTCCATCGATGCCCAGTTCGACGGCAAGCCGGCGTCCGGCATGGCCCTGCGTCTGGCCACCGGGGCCAACGCCCTGGACACCGCCAAGGCGGTCCATGCCACCATCGACCGCCTCAAGCCGTTCATGCCCCCGGGCATGGAAGTGGTCTATCCCTATGACACCACCCCAGTGGTGACCGCCTCCATCCACGAGGTGGTCAAGACCCTGGGCGAGGCGATCCTGCTGGTGTTCCTGGTGATGTTCCTGTTCCTGCAGAACTTCCGGGCCACCCTGATTCCCACCATCGCCGTGCCCGTGGTCCTGTTGGGCACCTTCGCGGTGCTGCTGGCCGCCGGTTTCACCATCAACATCCTGACCATGTTCGGCATGGTGCTCGCCATCGGCTTGCTGGTGGACGACGCCATCGTGGTGGTGGAAAACGTCGAGCGGGTGATGGCCGAGGAGGGCCTTTCGCCTAAGGAGGCGACGCGCAAGTCCATGGGCCAGATCCAGGGCGCCCTGGTGGGTATCGCCATGGTGCTGTCGGCGGTGTTCGTGCCCATGGCCTTCTTTGGTGGCTCCACCGGGGTGATCTATCGCCAGTTCTCCATCACCATCGTCTCCTCGATGGTGCTGTCGGTGCTGGTGGCCCTGATCCTGACGCCGGCGCTTTGCGCCACCATGCTCAAGCCGGTCAAGCAGGGGCACCACGAGAAGCGCGGTTTCTTCGGCTGGTTCAACCGCAAGTTCGAAAACGGTCAGCACCGTTACGAGCGCAGCGTGGCCGCCGTGATCCGCCACAAGGTGCCCTTCCTGCTGCTCTATGTGCTGATCGTCGGCGTCATGGTATTCCTGTTCACCCGTATCCAGTCGTCCTTCCTGCCGGAAGAGGACCAGGGCGTGATCTTCGCCCAGGTCACCACGCCGCCGGGCTCCACTGCCGAGCGGACGCAGAAGGTGCTCGACACCATGCGCGAGATGATGATGAAAAACGACTCGAGCGCGGTCAGCTCGATGTTCACCGTCAACGGCTTCAACTTCGCCGGTCGTGGCCAGAGTTCGGGTCTGGCCTTCATCCAGCTCAAGCCCTGGGAAGAGCGCCCGGATGCGCGCGACGGTGCCAGCGCCGTGGCCGGTCGGGCCATGGGCTACCTGTCGGGCATCAAGGACGCCATCGTCTACGCCATCGTGCCGCCGGCGGTACTGGAGCTGGGTAACGCCACCGGCTTCGACTTCTATCTGCAGGACCAGGGCGGCATCGGTCACGAGGCGCTCATGGCTGCCCGTAACCAGCTGCTCGGCATGGCCGCGCAGAATTCCAAGCTGATGCAGACCCGTCCCAACGGCCTCAACGACGAGCCGCAATTCAAGCTCATCGTCGACGACGAGAAGGTGCGGGCCCTGGGCCTGTCGCAGAGCGACGTCAACCAGACCCTGTCCATCGGCTGGGCCTCCAGCTACGTCAACGACTTCATCGACCGCGGTCGGGTGAAGAAGGTGTACCTGCAGGGCGAAGCCAGCGCGCGGATGAACCCCGAGGACTTCAACAAGTGGTACGTGCGCAACGGCTCAGGCGAGATGGTGCCGGTGTCGGCCTTCGCCCGCGGCGAATGGATCTACGGGTCGCCCAAGCTGGAGCGCTACAACGGCATCTCCTCGCTGGAGATCCTCGGTTCCGCCGCGCCTGGCTACAGCACCGGTGATGCCATGGCCGAGATCGAGCGCATGGCCAAGGACCTGCCGCAGGGCGTGGGCATCGCCTGGACCGGTCTGTCCTACGAGGAACGGCTGTCCGGCTCCCAGGCGCCGGCGCTCTATGCGCTGTCGCTGCTGGTGGTGTTCCTTTGCCTCGCGGCGCTGTACGAAAGCTGGTCGATCCCGATCGCGGTCATCCTGGTGGTGCCGCTGGGGGTGGTGGGGGCCTTGCTGGCTACCTACTTCCGTGGTCTGGCCAACGACGTCTTCTTCCAGGTCGGTCTGTTGACGACCATTGGCCTGGCGGCGAAGAACGCCATCCTGATCGTGGAATTCGCCAAGGAGCTGCACGAAGGCGGCAAGAACATCGTCGACGCGGCAGTGGAAGCCTCGCGCATGCGCCTGCGGCCCATCATCATGACCTCCATGGCCTTCATCCTGGGCGTGGTGCCCCTGGCGATCTCCTCGGGCGCCAGCTCCGGCAGCCAGCACGCGGTCGGTACCGGCGTGATCGGCGGCATGCTCACCGCCACGATCCTGGCGATCTTCTGGATTCCCATGTTCTACGTGGTGGTCAGCAGCCTGTTCAAGGACAAGGCCAGCAAGGACCAGGAAGCCCATGGCAAGGAAGGACACTGA